A stretch of the Capsicum annuum cultivar UCD-10X-F1 chromosome 8, UCD10Xv1.1, whole genome shotgun sequence genome encodes the following:
- the LOC107840129 gene encoding fatty acid amide hydrolase, which yields MHGGPVLSMPLNKSVCGSLRGGFTMHEIWDEVAETFKVLPCLPNLRSCQSWCSMGSLRLGKYTEWFNDVISTDISDKCEDILNQISEKHVCKTIEIVIPELREMRIALVVSIGSEGLSELNPDLEDGYVSLSEQVLHVLEMVFLGAVHEMMDYSYSS from the exons atgcatggaggacccgttttgagcatgccattaaacaaatcCGTGTGTGGAAGCTTGCGTGGGGGCTTCACCATGCACGAAATTTGGGACGAAGTTGCTGAGACTTTTAAG GTCCTCCCTTGCTTACCAAATTTAAGGTCATGTCAGAGCTGGTGCTCTATGGGATCACTGCGTTTGGGGAAGTATACTGAG TGGTTCAATGATGTTATCTCAACTGACATATCTGATAAGTGTGAGGATATTCTTAATCAGATATCAGAAAAACATGTATGCAAA ACTATTGAGATTGTAATACCAGAGTTGCGTGAGATGCGCATCGCGCTTGTTGTTTCTATTGGCTCTGAAGGGTTATCTGAGCTGAATCCTGACCTGGAGGATGGGTATGTCTCCCTTTCTGAGCAGGTCCTTCATGTGCTTGAGATGGTTTTTCTGGGGGCAGTACATGAAATGATGGATTATTCATATTCTTCTTGA
- the LOC107840130 gene encoding uncharacterized protein LOC107840130 — protein MIRTQCYSCKGYGHIASNCGRKFCNYYKQQGHIIIECLTRPQNRKVNAFQAGTNGFTTENSSSGQVLTPEMVRQMIMLSFSALGLQSNDLASNFWLVDSGASNHMTNSSSMLKNVRKYHGPSQIQVANGSNLPITKVGDITKTFNNVFVSPKLSTSLISVGQWVDNNYDVNFSRNGSLVQDQVSATVIAKGPKVGRLFPIHFSIPRVLSFACTSTPSKTESIKQESIPAVPTWQVKEGNAEVKLLPKLV, from the exons ATGATTAGAACTCAATGCTACAGTTGCAAGGGATATGGTCATATTGCTAGCAATTGTGGCAGAAAGTTTTGTAATTATTACAAACAACAAGGACACATTATCATAGAGTGTCTCACACGCCCTCAAAATCGTAAGGTTAATGCTTTTCAAGCTGGGACAAATGGTTTCACTACTGAGAACTCATCTTCGGGACAAGTTCTTACTCCTGAAATGGTAAGACAAATGATCATGTTATCTTTTTCAGCTTTAGGGCTACAAAGTAATGATCTTGCATCTAATTTTTGGCTTGTTGATTCTGGAGCTTCCAATCATATGACCAACTCATCTAGTATGCTAAAAAATGTTCGTAAATATCATGGTCCATCACAAATTCAAGTTGCCAATGGTagtaatttacccattaccaaggtTGGGGATATTACTAAAACTTTCAATAATGTTTTTGTGTCACCAAAGCTCTCTACTAGTCTTATTTCAGTTGGACAATGGGTAGATAACAATTATGATGTGAATTTTTCTCGTAATGGTAGTCTTGTGCAGGATCAGGTGTCGGCAACGGTAATTGCGAAGGGGCCTAAAGTTGGACGATTGTTTCCTATACACTTTTCCATTCCTCGTGTTCTATCATTTGCTTGTACTTCTACACCTAGTAAGACTGAG tcgatcaaacaagaatctattccggcc gtaccgacaTGGCAAGTGAAGGAGGGAAATGCCGAagtgaagttgctgcccaagcttgtgTAG
- the LOC107840133 gene encoding fatty acid amide hydrolase, whose protein sequence is MGRKRVMLPASEIDMTTVKYMPQRTQGPHLTGFWLKLSVMLAELPIIGSMIMTLVKNKNQGAEMYKYTMIPETPLFAPEFPPQESEPDVVCLEEDGKPEERVELALQCLSDYNPGSICITDSTTPFRYWKIRDYAYAYRSQLTTPSQVAEDFISAIEDSNNQNPPAPLLISYDPDEIRRQAASSTQRFKEGSELSILDGIFIAVKDDIDCYPYPSKGATTWFHEMHEVKKDAVCVSRLRSCGAVFVGKTNMHELAMGTTGNNPNFGTPRNPHDPDRYTGGSSSGSAAIVASGLCPAALGTDGGGSIRVPSSLCGVVGLKTTYGRTDIKGLIYTSSTVASVGPITATVEDAILVYAAILGSSPAERVSLKPALPCLPNLSSFESYSSLGSLRFGKYTEWFNDVFSTEISDKCDDILNQLSEKHGVKTIEIVIPELHEMHNALIVSLGSEALSQLNPYVDNGKLARLTCDTRINLAIFRAFTASEYVVAQCLRQRFMYYHMEIFKKVDIIVTPTTAMTATIISPSALTAGETNIPVVGNLMRFVVAGNLLGFPAISVPVGYDKQGLPIGMQLIGRPWSEASILRVAAAIEETCAGPKKKPVQFYDILKGNPM, encoded by the exons ATGGGGAGGAAGAGAGTGATGTTGCCTGCGAGTGAAATTGACATGACGACTGTGAAGTATATGCCTCAAAGAACTCAAG GTCCACATCTGACTGGATTTTGGTTGAAACTATCTGTAATGTTGGCTGAGTTACCTATTATTGGTTCAATGATCATGACTCTAGTGAAGAACAAGAACCAAGGAGCTGAG ATGTATAAGTATACCATGATACCGGAGACTCCCTTGTTTGCACCTGAATTTCCTCCTCAAG AGTCGGAACCTGATGTTGTTTGCTTGGAAGAAGATGGGAAACCCGAAGAACGCGTTGAGTTAGCGTTGCAGTGTCTTTCCGATTACAATCCAGGCTCTATTTGTATTACTGATTCAACCACACCATTCCGCTATTGGAAGATTCGTGATTATGCATATGCTTACAGATCTCAGCTTACAACTCCATCTCAG GTAGCAGAGGACTTCATCTCAGCTATAGAAGATTCTAACAACCAGAATCCACCGGCGCCGCTACTCATTTCTTATGATCCTGATGAAATCAGAAGGCAAGCTGCTTCTTCCACGCAAAGATTTAAAGAAG gaagtgaattatcaatccTGGATGGTATCTTCATAGCAGTCAAGGATGACATTGATTGCTATCCGTATCCATCAAAAG GTGCAACCACTTGGTTTCACGAGATGCATGAAGTGAAGAAAGATGCTGTTTGCGTCTCAAGATTACGAAGTTGCGGTGCAGTTTTTGTTGGAAAGACAAATATGCATGAATTGGCCATGGGAACAACTGGAAATAATCCGAATTTTGG GACACCAAGGAATCCACATGATCCAGATAGGTACACAGGCGGTTCTTCCTCAGGCTCTGCAGCTATTGTAGCTTCTGGACTGTGTCCTGCTGCACTGGGAACAGATGGAGGAG GTTCAATTAGGGTTCCTTCTTCCCTTTGTGGTGTGGTGGGATTGAAGACAACATATGGAAGGACTGACATTAAAGG GTTGATATATACTAGTAGTACAGTGGCAAGTGTTGGACCTATCACAGCAACTGTTGAGGATGCCATATTGGT GTATGCTGCAATTTTAGGATCTTCTCCTGCTGAGAGAGTTTCCTTGAAACCG GCCCTCCCAtgtttaccaaatttaagttCGTTTGAGAGCTATAGCTCTCTGGGATCACTACGATTTGGAAAGTATACTGAG TGGTTCAATGATGTTTTTTCAACTGAAATATCTGACAAGTGTGACGATATTCTTAATCAGCTATCAGAAAAACATGGGGTCAAA ACGATAGAGATTGTAATACCGGAGTTGCATGAGATGCACAATGCGCTTATTGTTTCTCTTGGCTCTGAAGCACTATCTCAGCTGAATCCTTATGTTGACAATGG GAAATTAGCAAGATTAACATGTGACACTCGGATAAATCTGGCAATATTTCGGGCATTTACAGCGTCGGAGTATGTTGTTGCTCAGTGTCTAAG GCAAAGGTTTATGTATTACCACATGGAGATTTTCAAGAAGGTGGATATCATTGTGACACCTACTACTGC CATGACGGCGACAATAATATCCCCATCTGCTCTTACAGCTGGAGAGACCAATATTCCTGTTGTAG GAAATCTTATGAGGTTCGTAGTAGCTGGAAATCTTCTGGGCTTTCCTGCAATTTCTGTCCCT GTTGGCTATGACAAGCAAGGACTTCCCATAGGGATGCAGCTCATTGGGCGTCCATGGAGCGAAGCATCCATTTTGCGCGTGGCAGCTGCCATAGAG GAAACTTGTGCTGGTCCTAAGAAGAAGCCGGTGCagttttatgatattttgaaaggGAATCCAATGTGA